The bacterium genome includes a region encoding these proteins:
- a CDS encoding glycosyltransferase, with protein MGNRTNDKNYREKLPSHYSLSVIVPAYNEVDNILPLAKEFEVFLSRQKFRAEVIVVDDGSDDGTAEKTLELAVKYPFLKLVKHKQNMGKTAAIETGFSVSKGKRIAIFDADLQYDPYDLKRMMDKLDRGYGIVSGIKKGQYQKPLVSKIYNFLTRRLFGINVKDMNSMKMLRREVMAELFLRKDWHRFMVVLASQRGYRVADIPVKLRPRLHGKPKYSGFGRIFIGLTDLLAVWLSEKIFRKPMLYFGSTGFISLLLAGGLALFIFIARLGFHWGYPPLQTILILLISVSGFTFTLGFLAEAIANLRDRVEFLMLKQQNIEAPKLEVAKKQDYQKKERPTYNKSERNDFNDKSRPSSPERESKKSHDRRPDNKPSESKKLPKKKIHITEKKNKKEAIKEPALEKEVVNKPSEKSFEIVQRQQSWGRSGRVTHKNVVANKKDNSREKIEQLAKDIDSDAKLGCKIGSHENK; from the coding sequence ATGGGAAATAGAACGAACGATAAAAATTACAGAGAAAAATTGCCATCGCATTATTCGCTTTCGGTAATAGTGCCTGCATATAATGAAGTCGATAATATCCTTCCTCTCGCGAAGGAATTCGAGGTTTTTCTCTCTCGACAGAAATTTCGTGCCGAGGTTATTGTCGTAGATGATGGTTCAGATGACGGCACTGCGGAGAAAACTCTCGAACTCGCGGTCAAATATCCTTTTCTAAAATTAGTCAAACATAAGCAGAATATGGGCAAAACTGCCGCTATCGAAACGGGTTTTTCGGTGAGCAAGGGTAAGCGCATCGCGATCTTCGACGCGGACCTTCAGTATGACCCATACGACCTTAAACGCATGATGGATAAGCTCGACCGCGGTTATGGTATTGTTAGCGGGATTAAAAAGGGACAATATCAGAAGCCACTTGTGAGCAAAATTTACAATTTTCTTACACGCAGGCTTTTCGGGATCAATGTCAAGGACATGAACTCGATGAAGATGCTTCGTAGAGAGGTGATGGCAGAGCTATTTCTCAGAAAAGATTGGCATAGATTCATGGTAGTTCTGGCCTCTCAGAGGGGTTATCGTGTCGCGGATATACCGGTAAAACTGAGGCCAAGGCTTCATGGCAAACCGAAATATAGTGGTTTTGGGCGGATATTTATCGGCTTGACCGATTTACTTGCGGTTTGGTTATCCGAGAAGATTTTTCGTAAACCCATGCTTTATTTTGGGAGTACTGGATTTATATCTCTCCTTTTGGCTGGAGGGTTAGCGCTTTTCATTTTCATTGCACGCCTGGGATTCCACTGGGGCTATCCTCCACTTCAGACAATTTTAATTTTATTAATCTCTGTATCGGGATTTACTTTCACTCTGGGGTTTTTAGCCGAGGCAATAGCCAATTTACGCGACAGAGTCGAATTCCTTATGCTTAAACAGCAAAATATCGAAGCTCCAAAACTCGAAGTTGCAAAGAAGCAGGATTATCAAAAAAAGGAGCGACCGACTTACAACAAATCAGAGCGAAACGATTTTAATGATAAAAGTAGGCCTTCTTCCCCTGAGAGGGAAAGTAAAAAAAGCCATGATCGCCGGCCAGACAATAAACCATCCGAATCGAAAAAGCTCCCAAAGAAAAAGATTCATATCACGGAGAAAAAAAATAAGAAGGAAGCTATTAAGGAACCCGCTTTAGAAAAAGAGGTGGTGAATAAACCCTCGGAGAAGTCTTTCGAAATAGTTCAAAGGCAACAATCTTGGGGACGGTCTGGAAGAGTAACACATAAAAATGTTGTTGCTAATAAGAAGGATAATTCTCGCGAAAAAATCGAGCAACTAGCCAAGGATATTGATAGCGACGCCAAGTTAGGTTGTAAGATTGGAAGCCATGAAAATAAATAA
- a CDS encoding polysaccharide deacetylase family protein, whose product MTHFLTIDLEDWYHAHYPGFDFRAFKPDERRVEPATERLLELLDKHQTKATFFTLGVIARDFPGLIKRIKDEGHEIACHGWDHDLIDSLPGEFLFNNINRAKELLEDVSGEEVIGFRSPNFSVNPANWNRYLDALDKSGFKYDSSAYAGRLYYGGMDGIANKTGKIEGHELHEFPPSVGRFLIYRFPLGGFYLRFFPVSVMKGAIKRIERRGQRAVLYLHPKDIDGDNPRLPVNAVYNQVHLMGVKKGYTKLNELLSSFNFMRISDYCIDSRSRKVLTPVLSG is encoded by the coding sequence ATGACTCATTTTTTAACAATTGACCTTGAGGACTGGTATCACGCCCATTATCCGGGGTTTGATTTTAGGGCTTTCAAACCCGACGAAAGAAGGGTTGAACCGGCTACGGAAAGGCTTCTCGAACTTCTTGATAAACATCAAACGAAAGCTACCTTTTTTACTCTTGGGGTCATAGCAAGGGATTTTCCAGGTTTGATTAAGAGAATAAAAGATGAGGGTCATGAAATCGCCTGTCATGGTTGGGACCACGATTTGATAGACTCATTGCCCGGAGAGTTTTTATTTAACAACATTAATAGGGCCAAGGAATTATTGGAAGATGTATCCGGCGAGGAAGTTATCGGATTTCGTAGCCCAAATTTTTCGGTTAATCCTGCTAATTGGAACAGGTATCTTGACGCACTCGATAAAAGCGGCTTTAAATATGATTCGAGCGCATACGCAGGCAGGCTATATTACGGCGGTATGGACGGGATTGCAAATAAAACCGGTAAGATTGAGGGCCACGAACTTCATGAGTTTCCGCCTTCGGTAGGTAGGTTTTTAATTTACAGGTTCCCTTTAGGTGGATTTTATTTAAGGTTTTTTCCGGTCAGCGTAATGAAGGGGGCTATAAAGAGGATAGAACGCCGCGGTCAGAGAGCAGTTTTATACCTTCATCCCAAGGATATCGATGGAGATAATCCGAGATTACCGGTAAACGCTGTTTATAACCAGGTCCATTTAATGGGCGTTAAAAAAGGTTATACAAAACTTAACGAATTATTATCCAGTTTTAATTTTATGCGGATTTCCGATTATTGTATTGACTCGCGTAGTCGCAAAGTTTTAACGCCTGTTTTATCGGGATAA
- a CDS encoding glycosyltransferase family 4 protein, with amino-acid sequence MKKENLNILVHSIYFPPEVGGLESHIYTLAKTQIEKGHSVHVVTSRSGDFPKTETMGKITVERRFCPNKRFSGWLTTTLAGIPAMKRKFSWADICHVHTFPSIIPAIKLHRKGIPLVASIHTSHFVRLSDKKLWRPILKKLLSYPDVILTASKTIQEICRGFHPSKPIYALVNATDTGFFKPVEPVIKRPSFDTKMLFIPSRLYEIKGIEYAIRALPTIRNKQNVHLYIVGDGPLRGRLDELSASLGIQEFIHFLGTVPHIDMPGIISSADLVVLPSLMEATSIAALEAMSCEKPIIASDVGGLPEIIDDQSGILVPPKKPKALAEAILEMLSFPEEKRRSMGAHARERVKNNWSVNKLTDKVLAHYEEAFEINKRNKLL; translated from the coding sequence TTGAAAAAAGAAAATCTAAATATATTGGTGCATAGTATATATTTCCCTCCAGAAGTAGGGGGATTGGAATCACATATTTATACCTTAGCCAAGACTCAGATTGAGAAAGGTCATTCTGTTCATGTAGTCACCAGCCGTTCAGGGGATTTTCCTAAAACCGAAACAATGGGAAAGATAACTGTTGAACGTAGGTTCTGTCCCAATAAGAGGTTTTCGGGTTGGTTAACGACTACCCTTGCGGGTATCCCCGCTATGAAAAGGAAGTTTTCGTGGGCTGATATTTGCCATGTTCACACCTTTCCTTCCATTATCCCTGCGATAAAGTTACATAGAAAAGGCATCCCCCTTGTGGCCTCTATACACACAAGCCATTTTGTAAGGCTTTCAGACAAGAAGCTGTGGCGCCCGATATTGAAGAAGTTACTCTCATATCCTGATGTTATCTTAACAGCTTCTAAAACGATTCAGGAAATCTGCAGAGGGTTTCACCCATCCAAGCCAATCTATGCCCTTGTCAATGCCACGGATACCGGTTTTTTCAAGCCGGTTGAACCGGTCATTAAAAGGCCTTCCTTTGACACAAAAATGCTCTTTATTCCCAGTCGATTATATGAGATTAAAGGCATCGAGTATGCGATTCGCGCTTTACCAACAATCCGTAATAAGCAAAATGTGCATTTATATATTGTCGGGGATGGCCCCCTCCGAGGCAGATTAGACGAATTATCTGCTTCGTTAGGAATACAGGAATTCATCCATTTCCTTGGAACAGTTCCACACATTGATATGCCCGGCATAATTTCGTCGGCGGACCTTGTTGTTTTACCTTCACTTATGGAGGCAACGAGCATAGCAGCACTGGAAGCTATGTCTTGCGAAAAACCAATTATAGCTTCAGATGTCGGTGGTCTTCCCGAAATAATCGATGATCAAAGTGGAATTCTTGTCCCACCCAAAAAACCCAAAGCTTTAGCCGAAGCTATCTTGGAAATGCTTTCATTTCCCGAGGAAAAAAGAAGGTCGATGGGAGCACATGCCAGAGAGAGAGTTAAGAATAATTGGTCGGTTAATAAACTAACCGATAAGGTTTTAGCTCATTACGAAGAGGCTTTTGAAATAAATAAAAGAAACAAATTATTATGA
- a CDS encoding decaprenyl-phosphate phosphoribosyltransferase: MNLVKAIIKSLRPHQWVKNVFLYAGVFFAGDFLHLPSLIRATLAFMAFCAISSGVYLINDIVDRKSDRIHPYKKNRPIASGQLKVAYALITALILFIVGIVVSLYIGVGFLYFSAGYIFLQLLYTFFLKKQPILDILTVASGFVIRAAAGGAAVDVPISSWLLLCTSLLALFLVTEKRRQELTRIEKTNESNLSRPLLDEYSIKFLDNLAIIEVSATLVAYSFYVFSNDVFVRFGNHSLGLTLPFVFYGLLRYLWLVHEKEKGESPTRILLTDLPTIINMILWSITVFLIVYFS, encoded by the coding sequence ATGAATCTAGTTAAGGCTATAATAAAGAGTCTTCGTCCACATCAGTGGGTTAAGAATGTATTTTTATACGCGGGTGTATTTTTTGCCGGCGATTTTCTCCATCTTCCTTCGCTTATAAGGGCTACACTTGCATTTATGGCATTTTGTGCTATTTCGAGTGGTGTTTATTTGATAAACGATATTGTCGATAGGAAGAGCGACAGGATCCATCCATATAAAAAGAATCGGCCTATTGCCAGCGGGCAGCTTAAGGTTGCTTATGCTCTAATAACAGCTTTAATACTGTTTATTGTGGGTATTGTTGTTTCACTTTATATCGGAGTTGGGTTTCTGTATTTTTCAGCAGGATACATTTTTCTTCAGTTGTTATATACCTTCTTCTTAAAGAAACAACCGATATTGGATATTTTGACGGTCGCTTCGGGTTTTGTGATAAGGGCTGCTGCAGGTGGCGCGGCTGTCGATGTTCCGATCTCCTCATGGCTTTTATTATGCACCAGCTTATTGGCGCTCTTTTTAGTAACGGAAAAGAGAAGGCAGGAACTTACGAGGATAGAAAAAACCAACGAGTCGAATTTGAGCAGACCCCTTCTCGATGAGTATTCAATTAAATTTCTCGATAATCTCGCTATAATTGAGGTTTCGGCAACTTTAGTTGCGTATTCTTTTTATGTTTTTTCAAACGATGTATTTGTAAGGTTCGGAAATCACTCATTGGGATTAACTCTTCCTTTCGTGTTTTACGGACTTTTGAGGTATCTTTGGTTGGTTCATGAAAAGGAGAAAGGCGAATCACCCACTAGAATATTATTGACCGATTTACCGACGATAATTAATATGATTCTTTGGTCGATAACGGTTTTCTTAATTGTATATTTCTCATGA